A single region of the Streptomyces caelestis genome encodes:
- a CDS encoding ABC transporter ATP-binding protein: MTIPAGSLLIAQDLRKAYGPTAALDGADFSIHPGEVVAVMGPSGSGKSTLLHCLAGIVMPDSGSITYDGREVTAMSDAERSALRRSEFGFVFQFGQLVPELTCVENVALPLRLNGTSRKEAERTALAWMERLEVDDLRRKRPGEVSGGQGQRVAVARALVTNPRVVFADEPTGALDSFNGERVMDLLTDAARSANAAVVLVTHEARVAAYSDREIVVRDGRSRDMERVV; this comes from the coding sequence GTGACGATTCCCGCCGGCTCGCTGCTCATCGCCCAGGACCTGCGCAAGGCGTACGGGCCGACCGCCGCGCTCGACGGTGCCGACTTCTCCATCCACCCGGGCGAGGTCGTCGCCGTGATGGGTCCGTCCGGGTCGGGCAAGTCGACGCTGCTGCACTGCCTCGCCGGGATCGTGATGCCCGACTCGGGCTCGATCACGTACGACGGGCGGGAGGTGACGGCGATGAGCGACGCCGAGCGCAGTGCGCTCAGGCGCTCGGAGTTCGGGTTCGTCTTCCAGTTCGGCCAGCTCGTGCCCGAGCTCACCTGCGTGGAGAACGTGGCGCTCCCGCTGCGGTTGAACGGCACTTCCCGCAAGGAGGCCGAGCGGACCGCGCTGGCGTGGATGGAGCGGCTGGAGGTCGACGACCTGCGCAGGAAGCGGCCCGGCGAGGTGTCCGGCGGGCAGGGCCAGCGGGTCGCCGTCGCCCGCGCTCTGGTGACGAACCCGCGTGTGGTGTTCGCCGACGAGCCGACCGGCGCGCTCGACTCCTTCAACGGCGAGCGCGTGATGGACCTGCTCACGGACGCCGCCCGGTCCGCCAACGCGGCCGTGGTGCTCGTCACGCACGAGGCCCGGGTGGCCGCGTACTCCGACCGCGAGATCGTCGTACGCGACGGCAGGTCCCGGGACATGGAGCGCGTCGTATGA
- a CDS encoding PadR family transcriptional regulator yields MSIGHTLLGLLESGPRHGYDLKRAFDEKFGHDRPLHYGQVYSTMSRLLKHGLVEVDGIEAGGGPERKRYAITEAGITDVEHWLATPEKPEPYLQSTLYTKVVLALLTHRDAGDILDTQRSEHLRSMRILTDRKRKGDLADQLICDHALFHLEADLRWLELTAARLDKLREAVTR; encoded by the coding sequence ATGTCCATCGGTCACACTCTCCTGGGGCTCCTGGAGTCCGGCCCGCGCCACGGTTACGACCTGAAGCGGGCCTTCGACGAGAAGTTCGGTCACGACCGGCCCCTGCACTACGGCCAGGTCTACTCGACGATGTCCCGGCTGCTGAAGCACGGGCTCGTCGAGGTCGACGGCATCGAGGCCGGCGGCGGGCCCGAGCGCAAGCGGTACGCGATCACCGAGGCCGGCATCACCGACGTCGAGCACTGGCTGGCGACACCGGAGAAGCCGGAGCCGTACCTCCAGTCGACCCTCTACACCAAGGTCGTCCTCGCGCTGCTCACCCACCGCGACGCCGGCGACATCCTCGACACACAGCGCTCGGAGCACCTGCGCAGCATGCGGATCCTCACCGACCGCAAGCGCAAGGGCGATCTGGCCGACCAGCTGATCTGCGACCACGCCCTGTTCCACCTGGAGGCGGACCTGCGCTGGCTGGAACTGACCGCGGCGCGTCTGGACAAGCTCCGTGAGGCGGTGACCCGGTGA
- a CDS encoding SPFH domain-containing protein, whose product MSTHQPQVTADVPEMPAPRVREFAAHSIGGGLSLLLGLLGLLAGAGLIAAATSVDGGGAKAALIVGGTLVGLAAFLAMCGLNMVAPGEARVVQLFGRYRGTIRQDGLRWVNPLTSRTKISTRVRNHETAVLKVNDAYGNPIELAAVVVWRVEDTAQATFEVDDYVEFVSTQTEAAVRHIAIEYPYDAHEEDGLSLRGNAEEITEKLAVELHARVEAAGVQIIESRFTHLAYAPEIASAMLQRQQAGAVVAARRQIVDGAVGMVEAAIARITERDIVELDSERKAAMVSNLMVVLCGDRAAQPVLNTGSLYQ is encoded by the coding sequence ATGTCCACACACCAACCGCAGGTCACCGCCGATGTGCCCGAGATGCCGGCGCCCCGCGTGCGGGAGTTCGCCGCGCACAGCATCGGGGGCGGACTCTCCCTGCTGCTCGGCCTGCTCGGTCTGCTGGCCGGCGCCGGGCTGATCGCGGCCGCCACATCGGTCGACGGGGGCGGAGCGAAGGCCGCCCTGATCGTCGGCGGCACCCTGGTCGGGCTCGCGGCGTTCCTGGCCATGTGCGGGCTGAACATGGTGGCGCCGGGCGAGGCCCGGGTCGTCCAGCTCTTCGGCCGCTACCGCGGGACGATCCGGCAGGACGGCCTGCGCTGGGTCAACCCCCTCACCTCGCGCACCAAGATCTCGACGCGCGTCCGCAACCACGAGACCGCCGTCCTGAAGGTCAACGACGCCTACGGCAACCCGATCGAGCTCGCCGCGGTCGTGGTGTGGCGGGTCGAGGACACCGCCCAGGCCACCTTCGAGGTGGACGACTACGTCGAGTTCGTCTCCACGCAGACCGAGGCGGCCGTGCGGCACATCGCCATCGAGTACCCCTACGACGCCCACGAGGAGGACGGCCTCTCGCTGCGCGGCAACGCCGAGGAGATCACCGAGAAGCTCGCCGTCGAACTGCACGCGCGCGTGGAGGCGGCCGGGGTGCAGATCATCGAGTCGCGCTTCACCCACCTCGCGTACGCCCCCGAGATCGCCTCGGCGATGCTCCAGCGGCAGCAGGCCGGAGCGGTCGTCGCGGCCCGGCGGCAGATCGTCGACGGGGCGGTGGGCATGGTCGAGGCCGCGATCGCCCGGATCACCGAGCGGGACATCGTGGAGCTGGACTCCGAGCGGAAGGCGGCCATGGTCTCCAACCTCATGGTGGTGCTGTGCGGCGACCGCGCCGCGCAGCCGGTTCTCAACACCGGGTCGCTGTACCAGTGA
- a CDS encoding transglycosylase domain-containing protein translates to MGRAEERRARQRGGRRAAPKRRRSSGAAGKSGIRRLFTWKKILGTFLGLCLLGMGAFIVLYMMIGIPEGNADAKRQSNIYKYSDGSIMARDGKVNREVVDLSRVPKDVRLTFVAAENKTFYKDAGVDLKGTARGLLNTLSGKGAQGGSTITQQYVKNYYLTQEQTVSRKLKELVISLKLDREKSKDYILAGYINTSYYGRNAYGIQAAAQAYYRTDAEKLTVAQGAYLAALLQAPSQYDWAVASPTGKKLVKARWNYVLDNMVEEGWLSRSERADMKFPEPKEPRPAPGMEGQKGYLVNAANAALEKQLVAEGTADSTKEAEAMVNAGGWTVTLNIDKKKQAALEKSVKQQLTSKLDPGKRKVDGNVQAGAASVNPKTGAVVAMYGGVDYFKHYTNNATRSDYQPASTFKPVILAAALEEQAKTQDGKPITANTIYDGTSKRQVVDNGSEVGFAPENEDDENYGDITVQRAMNKSVNSVFAQMGVDVGMTDVVDVAGKLGMDTKNMEAVPAQTLGSMGASPLEMAGVYATLANHGKKVSPALVKSAEHLNKTVTMPDPVGDQAISREAADTVTSVLTGVVDDGTAQASVRNNPNRDGQQVAGKTGTSDNNKSAWFTGYTPNLVTSVGLFGEDAKTHAQVPMYKAGGEPRVNGGGFPAQIWAAYTFGVMGDVSKFDLDTQQGAAVQPTWTPTPTREPTKEPTQEPTTKEPSSSPPPTTEEPSSSPPPSPSTSSPTFTPPTAPATTPPADGGGDPFDPVKPGDGRVEQ, encoded by the coding sequence ATGGGACGAGCGGAAGAGAGACGCGCCAGACAGCGCGGTGGGCGCCGGGCGGCACCCAAGCGCCGCCGTTCGTCGGGCGCGGCCGGGAAGAGCGGCATACGCAGACTCTTCACCTGGAAGAAGATCCTCGGCACCTTCCTCGGCCTGTGCCTGCTCGGCATGGGCGCCTTCATCGTGCTGTACATGATGATCGGGATCCCCGAGGGGAACGCCGACGCCAAGCGGCAGAGCAACATCTACAAGTACAGCGACGGTTCGATCATGGCCCGCGACGGCAAGGTCAACCGTGAGGTCGTCGACCTGTCCAGGGTCCCCAAGGACGTGCGGCTGACCTTCGTCGCGGCCGAGAACAAGACCTTCTACAAGGACGCCGGCGTCGACCTCAAGGGCACCGCCCGCGGCCTGCTCAACACGCTCTCGGGCAAGGGGGCGCAGGGCGGTTCGACGATCACCCAGCAGTACGTCAAGAACTACTACCTGACGCAGGAACAGACCGTCTCGCGCAAGCTGAAGGAACTGGTCATCTCGCTGAAGCTGGACCGGGAGAAGTCCAAGGACTACATCCTCGCCGGCTACATCAACACCAGCTACTACGGCCGCAACGCCTACGGCATCCAGGCCGCCGCCCAGGCCTACTACCGCACCGACGCCGAGAAGCTCACGGTCGCGCAGGGCGCCTACCTCGCCGCGCTGCTCCAGGCCCCGAGCCAGTACGACTGGGCCGTCGCCTCCCCGACCGGTAAGAAGCTGGTGAAGGCGCGCTGGAACTACGTCCTGGACAACATGGTCGAGGAGGGCTGGCTCAGCCGGTCCGAGCGCGCCGACATGAAGTTCCCGGAGCCGAAGGAGCCCAGGCCCGCCCCCGGTATGGAGGGCCAGAAGGGCTACCTGGTCAACGCGGCCAACGCGGCACTGGAGAAGCAGCTCGTCGCCGAGGGCACCGCGGACAGCACCAAGGAAGCCGAGGCGATGGTCAACGCCGGCGGCTGGACCGTCACGCTCAACATCGACAAGAAGAAGCAGGCGGCGCTGGAGAAGTCCGTCAAGCAGCAGCTGACCAGCAAGCTCGATCCCGGCAAGCGCAAGGTCGACGGGAACGTCCAGGCCGGTGCCGCGTCCGTGAACCCCAAGACGGGCGCCGTGGTCGCGATGTACGGCGGCGTGGACTACTTCAAGCACTACACCAACAACGCGACCCGCTCCGACTACCAGCCCGCCTCCACCTTCAAGCCGGTCATCCTCGCCGCGGCCCTGGAGGAGCAGGCGAAGACGCAGGACGGCAAGCCGATCACCGCCAACACGATCTACGACGGCACGAGCAAGCGCCAGGTCGTGGACAACGGCAGCGAGGTCGGCTTCGCCCCCGAGAACGAGGACGACGAGAACTACGGGGATATCACCGTCCAGAGGGCGATGAACAAGTCCGTCAACTCCGTCTTCGCGCAGATGGGCGTCGACGTCGGCATGACCGACGTGGTGGACGTCGCCGGCAAACTCGGCATGGACACCAAGAACATGGAGGCCGTGCCCGCCCAGACGCTGGGCAGCATGGGCGCGAGCCCCCTGGAGATGGCGGGTGTCTACGCGACCCTCGCCAACCACGGGAAGAAGGTCTCCCCGGCCCTCGTGAAGTCGGCGGAGCACCTGAACAAGACGGTCACCATGCCCGACCCGGTCGGCGACCAGGCCATCAGCCGAGAGGCCGCCGACACGGTGACCTCGGTGCTGACCGGCGTGGTCGACGACGGTACGGCGCAGGCGTCCGTGCGGAACAACCCCAACCGCGACGGCCAGCAGGTCGCGGGCAAGACCGGTACGTCCGACAACAACAAGTCGGCCTGGTTCACCGGCTACACGCCGAACCTGGTCACCTCGGTCGGCCTGTTCGGCGAGGACGCCAAGACCCACGCACAGGTCCCGATGTACAAGGCGGGCGGCGAGCCGCGGGTCAACGGCGGTGGCTTCCCGGCGCAGATCTGGGCGGCGTACACCTTCGGCGTGATGGGCGACGTCAGCAAGTTCGACCTGGACACCCAGCAGGGCGCGGCCGTCCAGCCGACGTGGACGCCGACACCCACCCGGGAGCCGACCAAGGAGCCCACGCAGGAGCCGACGACCAAGGAGCCGTCGTCGTCACCGCCACCGACGACGGAGGAGCCGAGCAGCTCGCCGCCGCCGAGCCCGTCGACGTCATCGCCCACCTTCACTCCGCCGACGGCCCCGGCGACGACACCGCCGGCCGACGGCGGCGGCGATCCGTTCGACCCGGTCAAGCCGGGCGACGGACGGGTCGAACAGTAG
- a CDS encoding SpoIIE family protein phosphatase, with protein MDSTRVTEQPISFERPQPGVDPADPRGALVHTSTPAHAPGAGTLPVQGRCGGDVTAPLTTAHTTPGTSEPGTSTPFGKGKDTVSDPVSEHSQPGTEQTAERDTPRPRPAPDGIPVQPADGQDRPTPDPDGQERRSGQSLPPGRPTPMRRDGDRLRFVGAATRRIARGIDLDEIVMGLCRATVPTFSDAILVYLRDPLPVGDERPTGPLVLRLRRTDRIPAERDTENGFLPAAQPEPNELDTVGAELCEVRPGSALAEVLRGVRPVFTDAPAARAALPELLGEDGEFAVPDGQRAILAPLRGRRRVIGAALFLRRPERIAFEPDDLLVAAQLATHSALGIDKAVLYGREAYIADELQRTMLPETLPRPTGVRLASRYLPAAETARVGGDWYDAIPLPGSRVALVVGDVMGHSMTSAAIMGQLRTTAQTLAGLDLPPQEVLHHLDEQAQRLGVDRMATCLYAVYDPVSHRITIANAGHPPPVLLHLGGRAEVLRVPAGAPIGVGGVDFEAVELDAPAGATLLLYTDGLVESRLRDVWTGIEQLREKLAAVAQLTGPDHPPPLEALCDEVLDMLGPGDRDDDIALLAARFDGIAPSDVAYWFLEPEDAAPGRARRLARRALQRWGLEELSDSVELLVSEVVTNAVRYASRPVTLRLLRTDVLRCEVGDDVPQLPRLRQARATDEGGRGLYLVNRLARRWGATRLSTGKVVWFELNRS; from the coding sequence ATGGATTCGACACGCGTGACGGAGCAGCCGATCTCCTTCGAACGCCCACAGCCGGGCGTCGACCCCGCGGACCCCCGCGGGGCGCTCGTGCATACCTCGACACCGGCGCATGCGCCCGGCGCGGGCACCTTACCGGTACAGGGCCGCTGCGGCGGCGACGTCACCGCTCCGCTCACGACGGCGCACACCACGCCGGGCACGTCGGAGCCGGGCACCTCCACGCCGTTCGGCAAGGGCAAGGACACCGTGAGCGACCCCGTCTCCGAGCATTCCCAGCCGGGTACCGAGCAGACCGCCGAGCGCGACACTCCTCGGCCTCGGCCCGCCCCAGATGGCATTCCGGTCCAGCCGGCCGACGGACAGGACCGGCCGACACCCGATCCCGACGGCCAGGAGCGCCGCAGCGGCCAGAGCCTGCCGCCCGGCCGGCCCACGCCGATGCGGCGGGACGGCGACCGGCTGCGCTTCGTGGGTGCCGCCACCCGGCGGATCGCCCGCGGCATCGATCTCGACGAGATCGTGATGGGCCTGTGCCGGGCCACCGTGCCCACCTTCTCCGACGCGATCCTGGTCTATCTGCGCGATCCGCTGCCCGTCGGCGACGAGCGGCCCACCGGCCCGCTGGTGCTGCGGCTGCGCCGCACCGACCGGATACCGGCCGAGCGCGACACCGAGAACGGCTTCCTGCCGGCCGCGCAGCCCGAGCCGAACGAGCTGGACACGGTCGGCGCCGAGTTGTGCGAGGTGCGGCCCGGCAGCGCGCTGGCCGAGGTGCTGCGGGGCGTGCGCCCGGTCTTCACCGACGCCCCGGCGGCGCGCGCCGCGCTGCCCGAACTGCTCGGTGAGGACGGTGAGTTCGCCGTGCCCGACGGGCAGCGCGCGATCCTCGCGCCGCTTCGCGGCCGGCGCCGGGTCATCGGTGCCGCCCTGTTCCTGCGCCGTCCCGAGCGCATCGCCTTCGAGCCGGACGACCTGCTGGTGGCCGCCCAGCTCGCCACGCACAGCGCTCTGGGCATCGACAAGGCCGTGCTGTACGGCCGCGAGGCCTACATCGCGGACGAGCTCCAGCGCACGATGCTGCCCGAGACGCTGCCCCGTCCCACGGGCGTGCGACTCGCCTCGCGGTACCTGCCCGCCGCGGAGACGGCCCGGGTCGGCGGCGACTGGTACGACGCCATCCCGCTGCCCGGCAGCCGGGTCGCCCTGGTCGTCGGTGACGTCATGGGCCACTCCATGACCTCGGCCGCCATCATGGGCCAGCTGCGCACCACCGCCCAGACCCTCGCCGGTCTCGATCTGCCGCCGCAGGAGGTCCTGCACCACCTCGACGAACAGGCCCAGCGCCTCGGCGTGGACCGCATGGCGACCTGCCTCTACGCGGTCTACGACCCGGTATCGCACCGCATCACCATCGCCAACGCCGGTCACCCGCCGCCCGTTCTGCTCCACCTGGGCGGCCGGGCCGAGGTGCTGCGCGTGCCGGCCGGTGCCCCCATCGGGGTCGGCGGCGTGGACTTCGAGGCCGTGGAGCTGGACGCGCCCGCCGGTGCGACCCTGCTGCTGTACACCGACGGCCTGGTCGAGTCCCGGCTGCGGGACGTGTGGACCGGCATCGAGCAGCTGCGGGAGAAGCTCGCCGCGGTCGCGCAGCTCACCGGGCCGGACCATCCGCCGCCCCTGGAAGCGCTGTGCGACGAGGTGCTCGACATGCTCGGCCCGGGCGACCGGGACGACGACATCGCGCTGCTCGCCGCCCGCTTCGACGGCATCGCGCCCAGCGATGTGGCGTACTGGTTCCTGGAGCCGGAGGACGCCGCCCCCGGCCGGGCCCGCCGGCTGGCCCGGCGCGCGCTGCAGCGCTGGGGCCTGGAGGAGCTCAGCGACTCGGTCGAGCTGCTGGTCAGCGAGGTCGTGACGAACGCCGTGCGGTACGCCTCCCGGCCGGTCACGCTCCGGCTGCTGCGGACGGACGTCCTGCGCTGCGAAGTGGGGGACGACGTCCCGCAGTTGCCGCGCCTGCGGCAGGCGCGCGCCACGGACGAGGGCGGACGCGGGCTGTACCTGGTGAACCGGCTGGCCCGGCGCTGGGGCGCGACCCGGCTCAGCACCGGCAAGGTCGTCTGGTTCGAGCTCAACCGCAGCTGA
- the fomD gene encoding cytidylyl-2-hydroxypropylphosphonate hydrolase: MADGEAVRRVETGGAAGFWEPGSEILWRYRENGGARFHIARPVTVVRDDAELLAVWLAPGTQCVRPVLADGTPVHLEPLESRYTKPRTVQRDRWFGTGVLKLARPAEPWSVWLFWEPGWRFKNWYVNLEEPLARWAGGVDSVDHFLDISVHPDRTWHWRDEDEFAQALRDGLMDDRQAEKVRAAGRAAVEVIRAWGPPFSEGWQHWRPDPSWTVPSLPEDWDRTPAHVSS; this comes from the coding sequence ATGGCAGACGGTGAAGCGGTGAGACGCGTGGAAACGGGTGGTGCGGCAGGCTTCTGGGAGCCCGGGAGCGAGATCCTGTGGCGGTACCGGGAGAACGGCGGCGCGCGTTTCCACATCGCGCGTCCCGTCACCGTCGTTCGGGACGACGCGGAGCTGCTCGCCGTGTGGCTGGCGCCCGGCACTCAGTGCGTGCGGCCCGTGCTCGCCGACGGCACGCCCGTGCACCTGGAGCCGCTGGAGTCCCGCTACACCAAGCCGCGGACCGTGCAGCGCGACCGCTGGTTCGGCACGGGCGTGCTGAAGCTGGCCCGGCCCGCCGAGCCCTGGTCGGTGTGGCTGTTCTGGGAGCCGGGCTGGCGGTTCAAGAACTGGTACGTGAACCTGGAGGAGCCGCTGGCCCGTTGGGCGGGCGGGGTGGACTCCGTCGATCATTTCCTGGACATCTCGGTGCACCCGGACCGCACCTGGCACTGGCGCGACGAGGACGAGTTCGCCCAGGCTCTGCGGGACGGGCTGATGGACGACCGGCAGGCCGAAAAGGTGCGGGCGGCCGGGCGTGCCGCCGTGGAGGTGATCCGCGCGTGGGGGCCGCCGTTCTCGGAAGGCTGGCAGCATTGGCGCCCGGATCCGTCCTGGACGGTACCGTCACTGCCGGAGGACTGGGATCGTACGCCTGCGCATGTGTCCTCATGA
- a CDS encoding class II fumarate hydratase encodes MSDEYRIEHDSMGEVRVPADAKWRAQTQRAVENFPISGQRIERAHIEALARIKGAAAKVNARLGVLDEDVAGAIQEAAGEVAEGKWDAHFPVDVFQTGSGTSSNMNTNEVIATLATERLGKSVHPNDHVNASQSSNDVFPSSIHIAATAAVTRDLIPALDHLAASLERKAEEFSDVVKSGRTHLMDATPVTLGQEFGGYAAQVRYGIERLEASLPRLAELPLGGTAVGTGINTPPGFSAAVIEEVARTTGLPLTEARNHFEAQGARDGIVETSGQLRTIAVGLTKIANDLRWMSSGPRTGLAEIALPDLQPGSSIMPGKVNPVIPEAVLMVAAQVVGNDATVATAGAAGNFELNVMLPVIAKNVLESVRLLAGASRLLADRTVDGITADRERAREYAESSPSVVTPLNKYIGYEEAAKVAKKALAERKTIRQVVLDSGYVERGDLTLEQLDEALDVLRMTHP; translated from the coding sequence ATGAGCGACGAATACCGCATCGAGCACGACTCCATGGGCGAAGTACGTGTCCCCGCCGACGCCAAGTGGCGGGCTCAGACGCAGCGGGCTGTCGAGAACTTTCCGATTTCCGGGCAGCGGATCGAACGGGCGCACATCGAGGCGCTGGCCCGGATCAAGGGGGCCGCGGCGAAGGTGAACGCGCGGCTGGGGGTGCTCGACGAGGACGTCGCCGGGGCGATCCAGGAGGCCGCCGGCGAGGTCGCTGAGGGGAAGTGGGACGCGCACTTCCCCGTCGACGTGTTCCAGACCGGGTCCGGGACGTCGTCCAACATGAACACCAACGAGGTCATCGCCACCCTCGCCACCGAGCGGCTGGGCAAGAGCGTTCACCCGAACGACCACGTCAACGCCTCCCAGTCGTCCAACGACGTGTTTCCGTCCTCGATCCACATCGCCGCCACCGCCGCCGTCACCCGTGACCTGATTCCCGCGCTGGACCACCTCGCCGCCTCCCTGGAGCGCAAGGCCGAGGAGTTCTCCGATGTCGTGAAGTCGGGGCGGACCCACCTCATGGACGCCACGCCCGTGACGCTGGGGCAGGAGTTCGGCGGGTACGCCGCCCAGGTGCGGTACGGGATCGAGCGGTTGGAGGCGTCCCTCCCCCGGCTCGCCGAACTGCCCCTGGGGGGTACGGCCGTCGGCACCGGCATCAACACCCCGCCCGGTTTCTCCGCCGCCGTCATCGAGGAGGTCGCCCGTACGACCGGGCTGCCCCTCACCGAGGCCCGGAACCACTTCGAGGCGCAGGGCGCACGGGACGGCATCGTCGAGACCAGCGGGCAGCTGCGGACCATCGCGGTCGGACTGACGAAGATCGCCAACGACCTGCGGTGGATGTCCTCCGGGCCGCGCACGGGCCTCGCCGAGATCGCCCTGCCCGACCTCCAGCCCGGCTCCTCGATCATGCCGGGCAAGGTGAATCCGGTCATTCCGGAGGCCGTTCTGATGGTCGCCGCCCAGGTAGTCGGCAACGACGCCACCGTCGCCACCGCCGGCGCCGCCGGGAACTTCGAGCTCAACGTCATGCTGCCCGTCATCGCGAAGAACGTGCTGGAGTCCGTGCGGCTGCTCGCGGGCGCCTCGCGGCTGCTCGCCGACCGGACCGTCGACGGCATCACCGCCGACCGCGAGCGGGCGCGGGAGTACGCCGAGTCCTCCCCGTCGGTCGTCACGCCGCTCAACAAGTACATCGGCTACGAGGAGGCCGCGAAGGTCGCCAAGAAGGCGCTGGCCGAGCGGAAGACCATCCGTCAGGTCGTGCTGGACAGCGGGTACGTCGAGCGCGGGGACCTGACCCTGGAGCAGCTCGACGAGGCCCTGGATGTCCTGCGGATGACGCACCCGTGA
- a CDS encoding fumarate hydratase, translating to MPEFAYTDLLPQGEDTTPYRLVTSEGVSTVEGPDGRTFLKVEPEALRKLAEEAIHDIQHYLRPAHLAQLRRIIDDPEASGNDKFVALDLLKNANIAAAGVLPMCQDTGTAIVMGKRGQNVLTEGRDEEALSHGIHDAYQNLNLRYSQMAPLTMWEEKNTGSNLPAQIELYATDGGAYKFLFMAKGGGSANKSFLYQETKAVLNESSMMKFLEEKIRSLGTAACPPYHLAIVVGGTSAEYALKTAKYASAHYLDEIPAEGSALGHGFRDKELEQKVFELTQKIGIGAQFGGKYFCHDVRVVRLPRHGASCPVAIAVSCSADRQAVAKITAEGVFLEQLETDPARFLPETTDEHLEEGDVVRIDLNQPMESILAELTKYPVKTRLSLTGPLVVARDIAHAKIKERLDAGEGMPQYLKDHPVYYAGPAKTPEGYASGSFGPTTAGRMDSYVEQFQAAGGSKVMLAKGNRSKQVTDACAAHGGFYLGSIGGPAARLAQDCIKKVEVVEYEELGMEAVWKIEVEDFPAFIVVDDKGNDFFQDPAPTPTFTSIPVRGPGLA from the coding sequence ATGCCTGAGTTCGCGTACACCGATCTGCTCCCCCAGGGAGAGGACACCACGCCGTACCGGCTGGTGACCTCCGAGGGTGTCTCCACGGTCGAGGGGCCGGACGGGCGGACCTTCCTCAAGGTGGAGCCGGAGGCGCTGCGCAAGCTCGCCGAGGAGGCCATCCACGACATCCAGCACTACCTGCGCCCGGCCCACCTCGCTCAGCTGCGCCGCATCATCGACGACCCCGAGGCGTCCGGCAACGACAAGTTCGTGGCGCTGGACCTGCTGAAGAACGCGAACATCGCGGCGGCGGGCGTGCTGCCGATGTGCCAGGACACGGGCACGGCGATCGTGATGGGCAAGCGCGGGCAGAACGTGCTGACGGAGGGGCGCGACGAGGAGGCCCTGTCCCACGGCATCCACGACGCGTACCAGAACCTCAACCTGCGCTACTCGCAGATGGCTCCGCTCACCATGTGGGAGGAGAAGAACACCGGCTCCAACCTCCCCGCGCAGATCGAGCTGTACGCGACCGACGGAGGCGCCTACAAGTTCCTGTTCATGGCGAAGGGCGGCGGCTCCGCCAACAAGTCGTTCCTGTACCAGGAGACGAAGGCCGTCCTGAACGAGTCCTCCATGATGAAGTTCCTGGAGGAGAAGATCCGCTCGCTGGGTACGGCGGCCTGCCCGCCGTACCACCTGGCGATCGTGGTCGGTGGTACGAGCGCCGAGTACGCGCTGAAGACCGCGAAGTACGCGTCCGCGCACTACCTGGACGAGATCCCGGCCGAGGGGTCGGCGCTCGGGCACGGCTTCCGGGACAAGGAGCTGGAGCAGAAGGTCTTCGAGCTGACGCAGAAGATCGGGATCGGGGCGCAGTTCGGCGGGAAGTACTTCTGCCACGACGTGCGCGTGGTGCGGCTGCCGCGGCACGGGGCGTCCTGCCCGGTCGCCATCGCGGTGTCCTGCTCCGCCGACCGTCAGGCCGTCGCGAAGATCACGGCCGAGGGTGTCTTCCTGGAGCAGCTCGAGACGGATCCGGCGCGGTTCCTGCCGGAGACGACGGACGAGCACCTCGAAGAGGGGGACGTCGTCAGGATCGACCTGAACCAGCCCATGGAGTCGATCCTCGCCGAGCTGACCAAGTACCCGGTCAAGACGCGGCTCTCGCTGACCGGCCCGCTGGTCGTGGCCCGTGACATCGCGCACGCCAAGATCAAGGAGCGGCTGGACGCGGGCGAGGGGATGCCGCAGTACCTGAAGGACCACCCGGTGTACTACGCGGGTCCGGCCAAGACGCCGGAGGGGTACGCGTCGGGCTCGTTCGGCCCGACCACGGCCGGCCGCATGGACAGCTACGTCGAGCAGTTCCAGGCGGCGGGTGGGTCCAAGGTGATGCTGGCGAAGGGCAACCGCAGCAAGCAGGTCACGGACGCGTGCGCGGCGCACGGCGGCTTCTACCTGGGCTCCATCGGCGGTCCGGCGGCCCGTCTCGCCCAGGACTGCATCAAGAAGGTCGAGGTCGTCGAGTACGAGGAGCTCGGCATGGAGGCCGTCTGGAAGATCGAGGTCGAGGACTTCCCGGCGTTCATCGTCGTCGACGACAAGGGCAACGACTTCTTCCAGGACCCGGCGCCGACGCCGACGTTCACGTCGATTCCGGTGCGGGGGCCGGGGCTGGCGTAG